A genomic stretch from Podospora pseudoanserina strain CBS 124.78 chromosome 3, whole genome shotgun sequence includes:
- the UFD2 gene encoding Ubiquitin conjugation factor E4 (BUSCO:EOG09260NWN; EggNog:ENOG503NUGY; COG:O), which yields MDPTEEQQPPAAPAPAPAPPPAPASTLPDAPDRETMEAIRRRRLEKLGGGPGSAAGSGANSPSATSPTGGSPTSGTPVPEKAAPIVPIANRSQINITPSPSSATAPKDKAVNSILGEELGSKRRASELEGSPSGAPAPPRKQTPAQESFEDYADRILGSIFRMTVDATCTKDAHGHKLTFLPNLSQDLTDEVAPLKLSQDRLEEAIMEAATEYPKDKPLFEYLLACWKRVVRTLKALRNPTPQKEALLKEARRLCFSNCIFSLTMPELFSRESSPVHDTLVPYLLKEVENESGLCMDFIGEAVSRFDEDDTIAPLFTKAMVDISSKLSTMTMNDDYKPYVNALKTYARYAPLLNELAAHPCFQMAQSAPGIEKNTLLGPFFRISPLQPEVAAVYFAGPRTMDPRHIATSQSALQMTLNTHQADLRDIINAFIRASNQTRNKVLDWFAYIMNVNHKRRAMQHDPREVSSDGFMINVTVILDYLCEPFMDSTFSKVSRIDINYFRRNPRIDIKDETKLNADQAQSDKFYSTKLEGDNNFITEVFFLTLAAHHYGSEATNAKLKTLDREIKHFEKNIALMEAERPKVISRPLELRRLDDALKRYTAILEASMSLRMCISGVSLEQKMQARSLLFMRYVTVWLLRVASGTEYTPEKQLTLPLPASQPEAFQCLPEYALQDVVDNFKFVFREVPQVIVNAVGDELIALCITFLESSEYVKNPYLKSSLITLLYQGTWPRYHLSKGFLGELMTSTKFANQYLLHAVMKFYIECELTENGFYDKFNIRYEIFQIIKCVWVNDHYRQQLVQSSKSNRSFFVRFVNLLMNDATYVLDEGLGKFPKIHQFQLDLKNPNLSQQDRERLEEELREAENRATSFMQLANETVGMMRLFTKTLSEAFTMPEIVQRLAGMLDYNLDMLTGPKSKNLRVDNPEKYHFSPKTLLPEIADIYLNLGSSPAFVEAVAGDGRSYRDSTMRQTAQILRGKHLKDEHEVQAWERLCEKFRKAKEILEQAEIDFDDAPAEFEDPIMGSLMDDPVWLPSRHVVDRSTIVQHLLSDPKDPYTRQPMSIEDVVPHTELKERIEAWKEERRAEARRVKEEKLVGVTEGEGEGEGEKMDTTE from the exons ATGGATCCTACTGAAGAACAACAGCCGCCAGcggccccggccccggccccggccccgCCACCAGCCCCGGCGTCGACACTGCCTGATGCGCCCGACCGAGAAACCATGGAGGCAATCCGTCGCCGAAGACTCGAGAAGCTCGGCGGTGGGCCCGGCAGCGCGGCTGGCTCGGGAGCAAACAGCCCATCggccacatcaccaaccggTGGCTCACCAACCAGTGGGACACCCGTGCCTGAGAAGGCAGCCCCCATCGTTCCCATCGCGAACCGATCACAAATCAACATCACCCCTTCGCCGTCCTCCGCAACCGCCCCAAAAGACAAGGCCGTCAACAGCATACTCGGGGAAGAGCTGGGATCTAAAAGACGGGCCTCGGAGCTGGAGGGTTCACCATCAGGAGCCCCAGCTCCACCACGGAAACAGACACCAGCTCAGGAATCCTTCGAAGACTATGCCGACCGAATCCTGGGGTCCATCTTCCGCATGACGGTGGATGCTACATGCACAAAAGATGCCCACGGCCACAAGTTGACATTCTTGCCCAACCTGAGCCAGGACCTCACAGACGAGGTGGCCCCTCTGAAGCTGTCCCAGGACcggctggaggaggccatcatGGAGGCGGCCACAGAGTACCCAAAGGACAAGCCACTGTTTGAGTACCTGCTGGCTTGCTGGAAGCGGGTAGTCCGGACGCTTAAGGCGCTGAGgaacccaaccccccagaAGGAGGCCTTGTTGAAGGAGGCGAGACGATTGTGCTTTAGCAACTGCATCTTTTCGTTGACGATGCCGGAACTGTTCAG TCGGGAATCGAGCCCCGTGCACGACACACTCGTTCCGTATCTCttgaaggaggttgagaacgAGAGTGGGCTGTGTATGGACTTCATTGGGGAGGCCGTGTCTCGATTCGATGAGGATGATACCATTGCGCCGCTGTTCACCAAGGCCATGGTTGATATCAGCAGCAAGCTCTCTACAATGACCATGAATGATGATTACAAGCCTTATGTTAAT GCCCTGAAAACATATGCCAGATATGCACCACTTCTGAATGAACTGGCAGCTCACCCGTGCTTCCAGATGGCGCAATCGGCACCGGGCATCGAGAAGAACACCCTTCTGGGCCCCTTCTTCAGGATATCGCCCCTGCAGCCagaggttgctgctgtgtacTTTGCTGGGCCTCGCACCATGGACCCCAGACATATCGCGACGTCTCAGAGCGCCCTGCAAATGACCCTCAACACACACCAAGCCGACCTCAGAGATATCATTAATGCCTTTATTCGCGCCAGCAACCAGACACGGAATAAGGTCCTGGATTGGTTCGCCTACATCATGAATGTCAACCACAAACGAAGAGCCATGCAGCATGATCCCAGGGAAGTGTCCTCGGACGGCTTCATGATCAATGTCACCGTCATTCTGGACTACCTCTGCGAGCCATTCATGGACAGCACATTCTCCAAAGTCAGCCGCATCGATATCAACTACTTTCGGAGAAATCCAAGGATTGATATCAAGGACGAGACCAAGCTCAATGCCGACCAGGCCCAGTCGGACAAATTTTACTCGACCAAGCTGGAGGGCGACAACAACTTCATCACCGAGGTGTTCTTTTTGACTCTCGCGGCTCACCACTACGGAAGCGAGGCAACCAATGCCAAGCTCAAGACGCTGGACAGGGAGATTAAGCACTTCGAAAAGAACATTGCCCTGATGGAGGCCGAGCGGCCCAAGGTGATCAGCCGACCTTTGGAGCTTCGGCGGTTGGATGATGCTCTGAAACGGTATACGGCCATATTGGAAGCCTCCATGTCTCTTAGAATGTGCATCTCCGGCGTATCGCTGGAGCAAAAGATGCAGGCCCGGTCGCTGCTGTTCATGCGCTATGTCACGGTCTGGCTTTTGCGCGTTGCCAGCGGGACGGAGTACACGCCGGAGAAGCAGCTCACGCTCCCGctgccagccagccagcccgaGGCATTTCAGTGCCTTCCCGAGTACGCGTTGCAGGATGTTGTGGACAACTTCAAGTTTGTCTTCCGAGAGGTGCCGCAGGTTATTGTCAATGCGGTCGGGGACGAGCTGATTGCGCTCTGCATCACCTTTTTGGAGTCGTCCGAGTACGTCAAGAACCCGTACTTGAAGTCGTCGTTGATCACGCTCTTGTACCAGGGGACATGGCCTAGGTATCATCTCAGCAAGGGGTTCTTGGGCGAGCTGATGACGAGCACCAAGTTTGCGAACCAGTACCTGCTCCATGCGGTTATGAAGTTTTACATTGAGTGCGAGCTTACCGAGAATGGGTTCTACGACAAGTTCAACATTCGGTACGAGATCTTTCAGATCATAAAGTGTGTGTGGGTCAACGACCATTACAGGCAGCAGCTGGTGCAGTCTAGCAA GTCTAACCGGTCGTTCTTCGTACGCTTTGTCAACCTTTTGATGAACGACGCTACGTATGTTCTTGATGAGGGCTTGGGGAAGTTCCCCAAAATCCACCAGTTTCAGCTCGATTTGAAGAATCCAAACCTGTCGCAGCAGGAccgggagaggttggaggaggagctgcgTGAGGCCGAGAACAGGGCCACGTCGTTCATGCAGCTTGCCAATGAGACAGTCGGCATGATGAGGCTGTTTACCAAGACTCTGAGCGAAGCGTTCACGATGCCAGAGATTGTCCAGCGTCTGGCGGGCATGCTGGACTACAACCTCGACATGTTGACGGGTCCCAAGTCCAAGAACTTGCGCGTCGACAATCCCGAGAAGTACCACTTTTCGCCCAAAACCCTGCTGCCCGAAATTGCGGACATTTATCTCAACCtcggctcctcccccgcctttGTCGAGGCGGTCGCGGGAGATGGCCGCTCCTACCGCGACTCGACAATGAGGCAGACTGCCCAGATCCTAAGGGGGAAGCATCTGAAAGATGAGCACGAGGTCCAGGCGTGGGAGAGGCTGTGTGAGAAGTTCAGAAAGGCCAAGGAGATATTGgagcaggccgagattgactttgacgacgcgccggccgagtttgaggacCCGATCATGGGGAGTCTGATGGATGATCCAGTTTGGTTGCCGTCGAGGCACGTGGTGGACCGGAGCACGATCGTGCAGCATTTGTTGAGCGATCCGAAGGATCCGTACACGAGGCAGCCGATGAGTATCGAGGATGTGGTGCCGCATAcggagctgaaggagaggatTGAAGcctggaaggaggagaggagggccgaggcgaggagggtaAAGGAGGAGAAATTGGTGGGGGTtacggagggggagggggagggggaaggggaaaagatGGATACTACCGAGTAG
- a CDS encoding hypothetical protein (EggNog:ENOG503P10F; COG:O; COG:T; MEROPS:MER0019360) has product MSTPPPPIPPPTTKKNYSKAPQELIHEFWDRYFTKKPGKVTRIFPRSLYSSILPLSLEDGQPARSARNAAESYEAAAKECREKVQRIIKECHRTNEKFTDPDFDIEWDLEDNCLNGLVRFDWDDWDTDDTGNAVSADRFKRSLDTLAESNALGPGGTVALDPGVVRGYIADDPWAALFGAWGTKGQPVTKGATPQAQQAAAAQKGVLPHGKNSPRHHTDPRANPKSTRSKNGVQCGEWYNPGSKHRLDWIFSSPQWTIDGYSSSDIKQGSNGDCWWLAAVATITHRKDLMDRVCVVRDEEVGVYGFVFYRDGEWISVVVDDNLYLQYPDFDYYGDRYDSTGKLAREYRKRYQTGSEALYFAQCEDQNETWLPILEKAYAKVHGDYEAISGGWSGEAVEDMTGGVTTTVAANRVLRKDKLWKELVNADGEFVFALSAIGTGWDSYKGGLALGHAYSILKATEEVGEDGKKVRLVKIRNPWGQRSSDGVGEWNGPWSDGSKEWTPYWFKKLNHTFGDDGVFWMSYSDMLETFLFIHRTRLFDEKWTVVQQWTSVSVGWVAGYLNQKFVIEVKKAGTVVVVLSQLDERYFQGFEGQYNFSLHFLLKKEGGKDEEHICRVRPVHQWESRSVSCEVDLEPGRYEVLPKVTAERCDWRDQVEDVVKKWADKNPSKLRQVGMQYDLAHAKGGIPDEDDLILKKKEEAKRKSEAKKLKAKEKAKRKKEREKAKKRKEKEKKKKAAAAEVTVKVPEGGETTVNVKAGEKKEDTDKKEESEKSEDAVEKKEDAAAAATTKAEEKKTEAPKTISTASSSAPAPPKEGQKEEKKDDGKKEETLAIRPAPPTTTTPAAEEKEAKPDENKAEEKKKEEEEDDSESEYESETDEEEEKEKEEEEQRQKEEEEARKLAEDENSPSIPWNAVAVLGLRVYAQDAGVSVHLAKPKSDEEGASLVIDSQAVGATM; this is encoded by the exons ATGTccactccaccccctcccatccctccccccacaaCGAAGAAGAACTACAGCAAGGCTCCCCAGGAGCTCATCCACGAGTTCTGGGACCGATACTTCACCAAGAAGCCCGGCAAAGTCACCCGCATCTTCCCTCGTTCTCTCTATTCttccatcctccctctctcactCGAGGATGGCCAACCAGCCCGCTCAGCCCGCAACGCAGCCGAGTCTTATGAGGCTGCAGCAAAAGAGTGCCGGGAGAAAGTCCAGCGTATCATCAAAGAATGCCACCGTACCAATGAAAAGTTCACCGACCCCGACTTTGATATCGAGTGGGATCTCGAAGACAACTGCCTCAACGGCCTCGTCCGCTTCGACTGGGACGACTGGGACACCGATGATACCGGCAATGCCGTCAGCGCCGACCGCTTCAAGCGAAGCCTCGACACCCTCGCCGAATCCAACGCGCTCGGACCAGGCGGAACTGTCGCCTTGGACCCCGGAGTAGTCAGAGGCTACATCGCCGACGACCCCTGGGCCGCTCTCTTCGGCGCCTGGGGAACCAAAGGCCAACCCGTGACCAAGGGCGCTACcccccaagctcaacaagctGCTGCCGCACAGAAAGGCGTCCTTCCCCACGGCAAAAACTCGCCCCGTCACCACACCGACCCCAGAGCCAACCCCAAATCCACTAGGAGCAAGAACGGCGTCCAGTGCGGCGAGTGGTACAACCCCGGCTCCAAGCACCGCCTCGACTGGATTTTTTCGTCTCCCCAATGGACCATAGACGGGTACTCATCCTCGGACATCAAGCAAGGCTCCAACGGCGACTGCTGGTGGCTCGCCGCCGtggccaccatcacccaccgAAAGGACCTAATGGACAGAGTCTGCGTCGTCCGCGACGAGGAAGTCGGCGTGTACGGCTTTGTGTTCTACAGAGACGGGGAGTGGATCTCTGTCGTGGTAGACGACAACCTCTACCTCCAGTACCCCGACTTTGACTACTACGGCGACCGGTACGACTCGACCGGCAAGTTGGCAAGGGAGTACAGAAAGAGATACCAAACCGGGAGCGAAGCCCTCTATTTTGCGCAGTGCGAAGACCAAAACGAGACTTGGCTCCCGATCTTGGAGAAGGCGTACGCAAAGGTTCACGGGGATTACGAGGCTATTTCTGGGGGGTGGAGCGGGGAGGCTGTGGAGGATATGACTGGCGGTGTTACTACCACTGTTGCTGCCAACCGGGTGCTCAGGAAGGATAAGCTTTGGAAGGAGCTGGTGAATGCTGATGGGGAGTTCGTCTTCGCCTTGTCGGCTATCGGGACCGGGTGGGATAGCTACAAGGGTGGCCTTGCGTTGGGGCATGCTTATTCTATTCTTAAGGCtacggaggaggtgggtgaggatgggaagaaggtgaggttggtcAAGATCAGGAACCCGTGGGGTCAGAGGAGCAGTGATGGTGTGGGGGAGTGGAACGGGCCTTGGTCGGATGGGAGCAAGGAGTGGACTCCTTACTGGTTCAAGAAGCTGAATCATActtttggggatgatggtgttttttGGATGAGTTATTCTGATATGTTGGAGACGTTTTTGTTTATCCACCGGACTAGACTTTTTGATGAGAAGTGGACGGTGGTGCAACAATGGACGAGTGTGAGTGTGGGCTGGGTGGCGGGGTATCTCAACCAGAAATTCGTGATCGAGGTCAAAAAAGCAGGGacggtggttgtggtgttgagccaGCTTGACGAAAGATACTTTCAGGGCTTTGAGGGACAATACAACTTCTCCCTTCACTTCctgttgaagaaagaaggCGGCAAGGACGAGGAGCACATCTGCCGGGTGAGACCTGTTCACCAGTGGGAGAGCCGATCGGTAAGCTGTGAGGTTGACCTCGAGCCGGGGAGGTATGAGGTCTTGCCCAAGGTGACGGCCGAAAGATGCGACTGGAGGGATCAAGTCGAAGACGTTGTCAAAAAATG GGCCGATAAAAACCCCTCCAAACTCCGCCAGGTAGGCATGCAATACGACCTCGCACACGCCAAAGGTGGCATCcccgacgaggacgacctcatcctcaagaaaaaggaggaggccaagaggaAGTCTGAggcgaagaagctcaaggccaaagaaaaggccaagcggaagaaggagagggagaaggctAAGAAgcggaaggagaaggagaagaaaaagaaggctgctgctgccgaggtCACGGTGAAAGTTcccgagggtggtgagacgACGGTTAAtgtcaaggctggcgagaagaaggaggacacTGACAAGAAAGAGGAATCGGAGAAATCGGAGGATgcggttgagaagaaggaggatgctgctgctgctgccactaccaaggctgaggagaagaagactgaAGCTCCCAAGaccatctccaccgcctcttcGTCCGCCCCTGCTCCCCCCAAGGAAGGAcagaaggaggaaaagaaagacgaCGGtaagaaggaggagacaCTGGCTATCAGGCCtgccccccccaccaccaccaccccagccgcGGAGGAGAAAGAAGCCAAACCTGACGAGAACAAAgcagaagagaagaaaaaggaagaggaggaggatgattcCGAGTCTGAGTACGAGTCTGAaacggatgaggaggaggagaaagaaaaggaggaggaggaacagcggcagaaggaggaagaagaagcccgcAAATtggccgaggacgagaacTCGCCTTCCATTCCGTGGAACGCGGTTGCTGTTcttgggttgagggtgtATGCCCAGGATGCCGGGGTGAGTGTGCACCTTGCCAAGCCGaagagtgatgaggagggggcgagTTTGGTGATTGATAGCCAGGCTGTGGGTGCTACTATGTAG
- the rmt3 gene encoding Ribosomal protein arginine N-methyltransferase rmt3 (EggNog:ENOG503NV5S; COG:K; COG:O; COG:T) — protein sequence MAESYPPSISDGSSSDNSEAGNWLQGDQDDGDDFSEQETVQVISLMDDKVFDDALAMVTYCKEKYGLDFLGVRDRLGLDFYGSIKLINFIRQKVHDGKTVKSDDIKASDLEDDSLLKPVLEDDALIVCLDDLPAAGEAAPQAREIKQKEVPAVDELLRKNAQLQEELEKLSQQFSNYRLAVQQTLDQRWGEDDKPESSKARAEAPAPAPAPATNGTEKKDDSPPEATYYFESYAHNDIHETMLKDTIRTNAYRDFIYNNKAIFAGKTVLDIGCGTGILSMFAAKAGAAKVLAVDNSAIIDKARENIFNNGLDNVITCIRGKIEEVTLPVPTVDIIVSEWMGYCLLYEAMLPSVLYARDKYLKPDTGLLVPSHTSMWIAPVADEEYVTDNMDFWRDVYGFDMKAMQEGTYANCRIEHLPDAAVAGTAQCFRMLDLHTCTKEDLVFNEKWTSTYTSKDKLDGFLVWFDTFFCESRQEQVEKQLTWKQWMDVKGKESVAFTTGPFDKETHWRQGLMLIDHAKQPKGSEEKVKEGARLEGEIEYAIPEGHHRGLNIKVTWGLEGEEGEKRLSQMWMCH from the exons atgGCCGAAtcataccccccctccatcagcgACGGCTCCTCGTCAGACAACTCCGAGGCTGGCAACTGGCTACAGGGTGATCaggacgatggtgatgacttCAGCGAGCAGGAGACCGTGCAGGTCATCTCGCTGATGGACGACAAGGTCTTTGACGATGCTCTTGCCATGGTCACCTACTGCAAGGAGAAATATGGGTTGGATTTCTTGGGAGTGAGAGATCGGTTGGGGCTTGACTTTTACGGGTCGATCAAGTTGATCAACTTCA TCCGCCAAAAGGTCCACGATGGCAAGACAGTCAAGTCGGATGATATCAAGGCGTCTGATCTCGAGGATGACTCACTCTTGAAGCCGGTactggaggatgatgccCTCATCGTGTGCTTGGATGACCTCCCTGCCGCTGGTGAGGCTGCTCCTCAGGCCCGGGAGATCAAGCAAAAGGAGGTCCCGGCCGTTGATGAGCTTCTTCGGAAGAATGCGCAGCTCCAGgaagagctcgagaagctTTCTCAGCAATTCTCCAACTACAGGCTTGCTGTCCAGCAGACCTTGGACCAGAgatggggtgaggatgaCAAGCCCGAGTCCTCCAAGGCTAGAGCTGAAGcccctgctcctgctcctgctcctgctaCCAACGGcacagaaaagaaagacgACTCCCCACCGGAAGCCACCTATTACTTTGAGTCGTACGCCCACAACGACATCCACGAGACCATGTTGAAGGACACGATCCGCACCAACGCCTACCGTGACTTTATCTACAACAACAAGGCCATCTTTGCCGGCAAGACTGTTCTCGACATCGGGTGCGGTACTGGTATCCTCTCCATGTTCGCCGCCAAGGCTGGTGCGGCCAAGGTTCTTGCTGTTGACAACagcgccatcatcgacaaggCCCGCGagaacatcttcaacaacgggCTCGACAATGTCATCACTTGCATCCGCGGCAAGATTGAAGAGGTTACTCTTCCGGTGCCCACGGTCGACATCATCGTCTCGGAGTGGATGGGTTACTGCCTTCTCTACGAGGCCATGCTTCCCTCTGTTCTCTACGCCAGGGATAAGTACCTCAAGCCCGACACCGGTCTTCTCGTGCCATCACACACGTCGATGTGGATTGCTCCTGTGGCCGACGAGGAATACGTCACCGACAACATGGACTTTTGGCGGGATGTCTATGGCTTTGACATGAAGGCCATGCAGGAGGGCACCTACGCCAACTGCCGCATTGAGCACCTCCCCGACGCCGCCGTGGCCGGCACCGCGCAGTGTTTCAGGATGCTCGACCTCCACACTTGCACCAAGGAGGACCTTGTGTTCAACGAGAAGTGGACGTCGACTTATACGTCCAAGGACAAGCTTGATGGTTTCTTGGTGTGGTTTGATACCTTTTTCTGCGAGTCGAGACAGGAGCAGGTCGAGAAGCAGTTGACGTGGAAGCAGTGGATGGATgtcaaggggaaggagagcgTGGCGTTTACCACCGGGCCGTTTGACAAGGAGACGCACTGGAGGcaggggttgatgttgattgACCATGCCAAGCAGCCGAAGGGAagcgaggagaaggtcaaggagggggcgaggttggagggcgAGATTGAGTATGCTATTCCCGAGGGTCATCACAGAGGGTTGAACATCAAGGTGacttgggggttggagggggaggagggggagaagaggctgAGCCAGATGTGGATGTGCCATTAG
- a CDS encoding hypothetical protein (COG:O; EggNog:ENOG503P2TJ): protein MPPPNTPEEGLLPPQSEPSRIASILATATPPPLDSAPEQAPSPEAAATTTITTTTHAVVPSSPEDPALLEIDYQILEYLDTVDETLLCPVCKTPFHEPITTSCGHTFCAWCINRALDIQPTCPIDRQPLTKTRDYHRPPLIIKDQLDRLKVKCPNKGCDHICPREHLDSHYERRCEHTMVRCPDTRCRKRIARRHVQGPASTCMHREVSCRYCDERVALVDLNTHYDFLCSGATTKCSACEATVVLHRMEKHCAEDCLETQVRCKWHIAGCKVDDKRYLVQEHETGCPYEIIGELLKQRAEDRRIIDNLTDRLVALETERREHQERRARRRELSRQAPNTSHGADAIDLSAPDPSTFFYDMEWRPDLSNVGAGENRSWGSPEDYMLARFERLESRMEDLSKQVVELDAHQSMSMLQQIMPLNQQLVELGSKVGVLNMHTTWLMNMQRHNHLQQRAGAVSSSGSGMGNSGMASMSQMSSANDINNNFPVRLTEGGLPYRTTASRRNSDGRGEPPPRL from the coding sequence atgccaccaccaaataCCCCAGAGGAAGGCTTGCTTCCCCCTCAGTCGGAGCCCTCGAGAATCGCGTCCATTCTGGCGACGGCAACCCCACCTCCATTAGATTCAGCGCCTGAGCAGGCCCCCTCGCCTGAGGCTgctgctaccaccaccatcaccaccaccacacacgcAGTCGTCCCTTCGTCACCAGAGGACCCTGCGCTCCTCGAGATAGACTACCAGATCCTCGAGTATCTCGACACAGTAGATGAGACGCTTCTGTGCCCAGTGTGCAAAACACCATTTCATGAACCCATAACCACATCATGCGGTCACACATTCTGCGCCTGGTGCATCAACCGAGCCCTTGACATCCAGCCAACATGTCCCATCGACCGTCAGCCGCTCACAAAGACGCGTGACTATCATCGCCCACCGCTGATCATCAAAGATCAACTCGATCGCCTCAAAGTCAAATGCCCCAACAAGGGCTGCGATCACATCTGCCCTCGGGAGCATCTCGACAGCCATTATGAGCGCCGCTGCGAGCACACCATGGTGCGCTGCCCCGACACCAGATGCAGGAAGAGAATTGCCCGCCGCCACGTCCAGGGGCCTGCCAGCACCTGCATGCATCGCGAGGTGTCATGCCGATACTGTGACGAGAGGGTGGCGCTGGTGGATCTGAACACACACTACGACTTCCTCTGCAGCGGAGCAACAACAAAGTGCTCGGCGTGCGAAGCAACCGTCGTTCTCCATCGCATGGAGAAGCACTGCGCCGAAGACTGTCTGGAAACGCAGGTACGGTGCAAGTGGCACATTGCCGGCTGCAAGGTCGACGATAAACGGTACCTGGTTCAAGAACATGAGACTGGCTGCCCCTACGAGATTATTGGGGAACTCCTCAAGCAACGGGCCGAGGACCGCCGGATAATCGACAACCTCACCGATCGCTTGGTGGCTTTGGAGACGGAGCGGCGAGAGCATCAGGAACGACGCGCTCGTCGGCGAGAACTCTCCCGCCAGGCACCAAATACGTCCCACGGAGCAGACGCAATCGACCTCTCCGCTCCCGATCCCTCCACTTTCTTTTACGACATGGAATGGAGACCAGACCTTTCCAACGTGGGAGCAGGTGAGAATAGATCATGGGGCTCCCCCGAAGACTACATGCTTGCCCGCTTCGAGCGACTGGAAAGCCGGATGGAGGACCTTTCCAAGCAGGTAGTTGAGCTGGATGCGCACCAGTCCATGAGTATGCTACAGCAGATCATGCCACTCAACCAGCAGCTCGTCGAACTAGGCAGCAAGGTGGGCGTCCTGAACATGCACACTACCTGGTTGATGAACATGCAGAGACACAACCATCTCCAGCAGCGAGCCGGAGCAGTGAGCTCGTCAGGAAGCGGCATGGGCAATTCTGGAATGGCGTCAATGTCGCAAATGTCATCCGCCAATgatatcaacaacaacttccCTGTCAGGTTAACAGAGGGCGGACTGCCATACCGGACTACAGCTAGCCGCCGGAACAgtgatgggagaggagagcCACCTCCCCGGCTGTGA